Part of the Bacteriovorax stolpii genome, TATTAACTATACAATCACAATGAGCTACCTGAGCAATACAGGAACTGTCAAAACGATTTCGACGACTCTGACAATGGGAGTTTACACGCCTCCTGGTCAGTTCGAATACTTACAAAATGAAAAAATTCTTTTAAAGGTGGCTCCACTATCTGGCTCACTTAACACGGTTACAACTAACGCGGACGTGGATTCAACTTATGTACGTAACGGGTTTATTACAACTGCTCTTGGGACAACTGGTGTTATTAAATACATTGACCCTGATAACTTTAAACTTGGAGTTATTAAACTTATCCCTATTCGAGTAAACAACTTTGCCTTACTAGGCCTTCCGGCCGATGAGTACCCTGGACTACTGACTCCTCGATTTATCAGTGCTGCTGGAGGGAAATCTGCAAAAGTGATTCGTGCTGTTGCTGCAACTAGTACGATTTATGTTGAAATGATTTCATCAAAATATTTTACAGCTGGCGATGTTCTTGACGACACTAAAACATTTGTTGCTTCAACTGGAGCTACTGTTGCAAATGTAGATCTGACATCAGGATTAAAAAAAGGATCTTCATCTGTTTTAGATATTGATAACAACGTTCAATATTTCCTGAGCGTAATGCAAGGATCTCAAATTTCACGCGTATACGAGGTTGCTAAAACTTTCGGTACAGATATGCCGAGGCTAACTTTCTCTACAATTGCCGCTACAGGGGTCATGACTTCTGCAAATGGCGTGAAATACACTGTTGCACCAGCACTTCCTAATGGTTTGTTCCTGAACGAAGATACTGGAGAAATCACCGGTGCTTTCGTTGACACTTTAGACCCTGCCTTCTTTACAATCAAGGCAACGAACCCATTGGGCGTGACAAGCACTGATATCGGATTGAGCTCAATTAAAGCACCTCTTGACTTAAGTTATACAAACAGACAACTAGTTGCTGTTAAGAGCACTACGAAGTTCATTGAAAGTGAAACAATTCTGCAGCCAATTGTTGCTCCAAGTACCACAAGTATTTCGGGACAAATTATCCGCAAATATGACAGAGGGAGCGGAACTGATGAAAACCGTTATAAACTTGCGATTGACGCTTCTAGCGGCTACTTCTCTGCTGGTGCAAGCTTAGATAGTGGGAACTTTTTCTATAGTGAGAAGTCATTTATCCCAGTTTCTGCAATTGCTCCTTCAGCTTCAACGCTATCAACTGTGCCTATCAATGTTAACTACAACCTGGCCATCACAGTTGGTACATCTGCACCTTTCACTATTGGCGGCTATGTCTCTACTCCACAAGGTGCTTTAGGAAAAGTTGTTGCGATTGAAGGAACTACTCTATTTGTTCAAAACTTAACCCCAGGAACATCACCAACATTCGTTGCTTTCCAGGAAAGAAATGGTGGTGTAGCAAATTCAATTGATAATGCTGCAACTTATGCTGCTGCTGAAACAACGATCACTCAAATTGAAGCTGGTACTTTGACTGTTACAATGAGTTCAATTGCTGGTACTCCTGATTTCACAGCTGGGCAGGATATTACATCGTCAGGTAAACTGGCTGCGTACATCTTTGACTCAAATCAGACTGACCCAACTATCCCGGTAGACCCAACAATTGTTAGTTTAAGTAACGTTTCAAGACGTCCAGATTCAGTTCCTTTCCTAAGAAATGCCCAGACAGTTTATGACAATGAAAATGAAACTGGTGCTAACACTGGTGTCATTACTAACGTAGCAAACCAAAACGTTTATATTGCAGAAACAGGAAAGTATCTTGAAATCAGAGCTAACCTGACAGAAGGAAACAGCTTAACATATAGTGTGTCCCCAGCTCTTCCTACTGGACTTTCATTAAATAAGGCCACAGGTTTAATCAGTGGTACACCAACTGTTAGAACGTCTTTAAAAACATTCGTTTTAACGGCAACGAACTTGATTGGTAAATCATCATACATCATTCAACTGGAAGTTCGTGATTATTTTAAAATTGCTGATTCTTCAGGAGCAACAACTTTCCAGCTGCATAAGTACGGTAAGAATATGCAGGCGCGTGGTTGTAAAATCAACGCCAACGATATTCTTGAAGCCCGCGGAATGCTGGATGTAAGATGTTTTCTTGATGCTGAAGAAGAAGAACTTCACAATACTGACTTAAAGTTCACTTCATCATCAGGTGCAGGAGTGTGTGAGTTCATTCAAGTAGAGCCGTATAACTTCCAGCAATGGGCACCGCTTGAAACACCTGCAACAAAAAGATTGGTTACAACAAGTGGATGTGCTGCTGGATCAGGTGCAGGTCTTCCAGGTTCAGAGACAGGTACATGGGTAAATTACACTCCAACAAATGAATCTGACTGTGATGGTAACTACACTAGCGAAAGTGGTCCAAATTGTGACGAAGGTAGATTCACAGTGATTAACTATGTTGGAAGTAGCTCTGACCCGACAAACGCTCCGACGGCATGTGATGTTCTTACTCCCGAGTCACCAAGAGTCGTAACTTGTGGTGGTAAAAAAGTAAGCTGTCTCAATGGTCCAGTAACTGATATTTTATCTGCAACTGAACTTGAGCAAGGATATCGCTCACTAATTTACTCTACATCGTCAGGAGCAACTGTAAACAATACGTTTAAGAGTCCATACTCTAAACTGTTATACACAAACTTAAGAGTGGCGAACTCTTCAGTAAAAAATAACTGTACTGCGACGAATTCTGATGCTGATTTATGGGAAAATTTAGCAAGATCAACGGCGGCGACTGCTGCTCCATATGGAAAAACACAACCATTCTACACATTCAATTGTCTTGATGGTGCAAAAGATATCAAGGCAAGAATCAGACTGATTGTGCGTGACTGGAACAAAACATTTAAGGTTAACTCTGCGATCGACTTCGATCTGCCAGGGGCGCTGCCAAATGGTACTGCTTTAATGAACAATACCGATGTTGTTTTTGGTAAGAACAATAACGACTACTTTGACTGGGATGACGCTTACAATGGTGCGGCTGCCAGCTTCATAGGAACGTGTGCTGACCCAACAGGTGCAACTCCGTATCAGTATCCAGAAGGCGAACTATAAGCTCTTAGCTTAAAGACGTCACTCGACCAACTAAATCGTAATCCAACACTTCGGTGATCTCGACATGAACGAGATCACCGATTTCTACCTTACGGCCTGATAAATCGTTAATGATCACTTTTCCGTCGATGTCTGGAGCTTGTCCAAAGTGGCGGCCTTCGATTAGAAGTTCTGTTTCCTCGTGCTCCCCTTCGATCAGAACAGGGATAACCTTACCTAAGAACTCTCCGTTTAGCTCTCTTACGATCTCTCTTTGAGCTTCGTAAAGCCTGTCAAAGCGCTCTTCAATAACGTCCAGAGGGACTTTTGGTTGAAGTTTAAATGCAGGAGTCCCTTCTTCATCCGAGTATCTAAAAATACCAAGGTGGTTAAAGCGGGCCTTTTTGATTCCTTCTAGAAGTAATTCGAAATCCTCTTCAGTTTCCCCAGGGAAACCAACGATGATTGATGTTCTAAGAACGATTCCTGGAATGCGAGTTCTCAGGCGCTCAATTCTTTCATGGATTTTTTCACCTGTGATTTTTCTGTTCATACGCTTAAGCACGTTAGAAGAGAAATGCTGAACTGGCATATCGAGATATTTACAGATTTTTTCTGATGTCGCCATAATCTCGATAACTTCATCAGTAAGTTCATCCGGGTAGAAATAAAATAATCTTACCCAGTCAATACCCGAAACTTCTGTCAGACCTTTTAATAAGTGAGACAGTTTATTGTTTTCATCTAAGTCTACGCCATAGTCAGAAAGGTCCTGAGAGATGAGGTTGAGCTCTCGTACCCCTGTAGAAGCCAAATTCTTAGCTTCATTTACAAGCGACTCAACCGATCTCGATCTCAGTTTTCCTCTAAGCTTTGGAATAATACAGAAAGTACAATTCCTGTTGCAGCCTTCAGAAATTTTTAACCATGCCGTATAAAACGGCGAAGTATTTAAACGCGGGTCATATTCAGTGTGGATAAATTTTGGAATTTCCACGAATGATTTTTTTTCAAGTTTCCCTTCTTCCATCGCGCGAAGAAGAAGTGTGATTTTGTTGTACTCACCAGTTCCAATAATTAAATCAGCTTCAGGAATTTCTGCTTCTAGTTGCTGAGCGTATCGTTGTGCCATACATCCTGAAATAACCAGCGCCTTGCAACGCCCATTTTCTGGATCTTTAAAATCGGCCATATCTAAGATGGTATCAACTGATTCTTTTTTTGATGCTTCAATGAATGAACAAGTGTTAACGATGATGACTTCAGCGGCTTCTGGTGCGTCGGCAATTGAATAGCCATCTAGCCCCATGTATCCTAACATGACTTGTGAATCGACAAGGTTTTTTGAACAACCAAGCGAAGTAAAGAAAACCGTCTTATCATTGAAAAGTTTTGTTGATAATTCCACTGTGTACCTAACGTGTTTTTTAATTTAAAAAAGCTAGGACTAAATAGTACAAATTAGTTAAATAATCAAAGCTTAAAGGGCCCTATGAAAAAAATACTGCTTATCACTCTTCTCTTAACTGGCTGTTCTTCAAAGCCAATTAACCCTATTCCAGCACCGGGATATGCCCGTATGAGTGCCCTAAAAAGTGCTCTAACTGAGGGAAATAAGTCATTTGAGACCCAAAACGATGCTGAGGAACTGGCCCAGGAATACCTGAAGGCGATGAAGGCAGAGTCGGCAGGAGACACAAAGAGTGCCTGCAAACTTTTTAAGAACCTGGCGGAAAATGAGTCTTTCCCGCTCAATCAAACAGCTTTAGTGCACACTCTGAGCAACTGTTCGTATTCAGCTTCTGAACTAAGAAGCATCTGGGGCCAGACAGTAATTGCTAGCTATTTAAAAGAAGCTTACCTCGATTCATCACTAAAGCTTGCTGAAAAATACCAAATTGCTGAAGCTGCAGCGAATTTCTCATACGATCTGGTGGCCTTCAAACAAGTTCAATCTGAAAAAGTAAAACTGCTCCAAAACGCCATTAAACTGGCGCAAAAACTCAACCGCCCAGAACTTGAAGAGAAATTCTTTGTGAAACTCACAGAGGTCTCTCCGCTTTTTTCAAAGGACATCAACAGAGACAACATTTATTCTGTCGCCAAAGATTTTGAATCCAGCCGCGAGTTTGAAAAGGCACGCACCCTTTATCTGGAAATAATCAATGGAGAAGAATACTCTTTTGAAGAAAAGGTGAAAGCTTACAACTCATACCGTACATCTTTTAAAGTCGCACGCGACCTCAAAATGTTTATGGAAAAAACTGGCGAGATGGAGCTTTACTTAAGACAGCTTCTCGATAACGACCCAGCGGATACAAAACTTCAGGAGGCCTGGGTTGATGCTAAAATCAATTACGCCCGCGCAGTCTGGACAGAGCACCTGAATGCAGAGGCCAGAATCATTTTGGAAGACGTGATCGAAAGAAAAATTGGAAACGCCAATCAAATGGCGACACTTTACTGGGTTTACGGCTCTCTTCACGTTGAAAGCAAAGAATTCCCGGAAGCTCTTGCGAAATACGAAAAAGCTTCAACCTACAAAGTCACAACTCTAGACCTGCAGGAGAATGTTCAGTGGGCGCTGGTGTGGAATAAGTATTTAACAAAAAGATACGAAGATATGATGAGCGATGTAGATCGTTTCGTAAAAAAATCATCTAACCCAAACTTTATCCACAAACTTAACTTCTGGAAGGCCCGTGCCCTTTATAAGCTAGGCCGTGAAGATGAAGGAAAGACTCTGTTTCAAACGACGGCCGCTAACGATGCTTTCGGCTACTACGGCCTGATCTCTTCGATGCAAACTCAAGAGCCACTAGCGCCCTTAGCACCAACAGAAATCATCAAAGACCCATTTGGGCATCTGATCCTGGATTGGCTAATTGCCGTTGATGAGAAGACTTTTTCAACTAAGGTCTTAAAGGAAATCAACTCGCAATTTAAAACGATCGCCGAAAGAGAAAGAGCGATGTCACTTTATGCTCTGACTGGATGGTATCAAGGGGGAATGGTTCAAATTTATAATTTCCCCATGAAAATGAGAGATGAACTGACAAAAAAATATATTTCGGTAGTATTCCCTATTCCTTATGAAAATATTTTTGCTCGTTACTCACAAAAATATAAAGTGCCAGAGGCCCTACCGTTTGCCATTACCAGACAAGAGTCTGCTTTTAATCCAAACGTACGCTCATGGGCAGATGCTTTTGGATTAATGCAAATGATCCCAGAAAAAGCTGTAGAGCTCTCAAAAAAATACCATATTCCTTATAAAGACTTTAACGACCTTTATAAACCTGAACCAAATGTAGAGATGGGAACAGCGCTCCTGTCTGAATTACACGCGCTATTTAAAGGAAAATTCGCCCAAAACGTGGCCGCCTACAACGCCAGTACTGAAGTGATTGCAGTATGGGAAAGAGAGAGATTTAACGGGGATTATTTAGAGTTTATCGAAATGATTCCTTATGAAGAAACCAGAAACTATATCAAGCTTGTTTTTAGAAACTATATGACTTACAAGCGCGTTTTAAAGAACGAAGAAGTCCTGATTCCTGAGGACTTCTTCGCAAAACCATTTAATTAACTTTTTTAGTATTGGCCGGCGGAACGAAATTAAATCTGTCGGCCCCTGGCCCCTGGTTCACTTTTAAATCCACAAATTTAAGTTTTGATCTTTTTCCATCAGGGAAGACCAACTCAATTGTATCGACGTCTTCAAACTTCTGGCTGCCCTTTGTCTTGAAATAAATCACCGATTCTTTAATTCCCAGCTCTTTACTAGTCTTCGCTTTAAAAACGATCGTTACCGGCTCGCCCTTTTTCACGTCATAAAGATCGTTGCTCACCAATCCATTCTTTAGAGAATCAAAGAATCTGATATAGATATTTGACCCTTCTTTAGAAGTGGCTTCAGTCACCTCACCTTGCTCACCCTCAATAAAAGGAGCGCGGTAGTACC contains:
- a CDS encoding lytic transglycosylase domain-containing protein is translated as MKKILLITLLLTGCSSKPINPIPAPGYARMSALKSALTEGNKSFETQNDAEELAQEYLKAMKAESAGDTKSACKLFKNLAENESFPLNQTALVHTLSNCSYSASELRSIWGQTVIASYLKEAYLDSSLKLAEKYQIAEAAANFSYDLVAFKQVQSEKVKLLQNAIKLAQKLNRPELEEKFFVKLTEVSPLFSKDINRDNIYSVAKDFESSREFEKARTLYLEIINGEEYSFEEKVKAYNSYRTSFKVARDLKMFMEKTGEMELYLRQLLDNDPADTKLQEAWVDAKINYARAVWTEHLNAEARIILEDVIERKIGNANQMATLYWVYGSLHVESKEFPEALAKYEKASTYKVTTLDLQENVQWALVWNKYLTKRYEDMMSDVDRFVKKSSNPNFIHKLNFWKARALYKLGREDEGKTLFQTTAANDAFGYYGLISSMQTQEPLAPLAPTEIIKDPFGHLILDWLIAVDEKTFSTKVLKEINSQFKTIAERERAMSLYALTGWYQGGMVQIYNFPMKMRDELTKKYISVVFPIPYENIFARYSQKYKVPEALPFAITRQESAFNPNVRSWADAFGLMQMIPEKAVELSKKYHIPYKDFNDLYKPEPNVEMGTALLSELHALFKGKFAQNVAAYNASTEVIAVWERERFNGDYLEFIEMIPYEETRNYIKLVFRNYMTYKRVLKNEEVLIPEDFFAKPFN
- a CDS encoding LolA family protein — encoded protein: MKNIGLLAGLALFSSASFADFLPQSFTSKFEQEYTSTLKGKTKRGQGAIEYKYPGQIRFETNTPSTVIFVSNGSKSWYYRAPFIEGEQGEVTEATSKEGSNIYIRFFDSLKNGLVSNDLYDVKKGEPVTIVFKAKTSKELGIKESVIYFKTKGSQKFEDVDTIELVFPDGKRSKLKFVDLKVNQGPGADRFNFVPPANTKKVN
- a CDS encoding Ig domain-containing protein; this translates as MKTLKTTLTLSLFTTLLLTGCMPDSLTKFKKDPPKKAEVATEEPPTIVDSSGNTFDVSTLVDPTTFQYSDEVNNALVTSLNAKLGDKVQLSAEFDGSVGEASKVKSVMRGCTITPALPSGLTLDTTKSETGCSITGYPLTISTDSLNPGAPINYTITMSYLSNTGTVKTISTTLTMGVYTPPGQFEYLQNEKILLKVAPLSGSLNTVTTNADVDSTYVRNGFITTALGTTGVIKYIDPDNFKLGVIKLIPIRVNNFALLGLPADEYPGLLTPRFISAAGGKSAKVIRAVAATSTIYVEMISSKYFTAGDVLDDTKTFVASTGATVANVDLTSGLKKGSSSVLDIDNNVQYFLSVMQGSQISRVYEVAKTFGTDMPRLTFSTIAATGVMTSANGVKYTVAPALPNGLFLNEDTGEITGAFVDTLDPAFFTIKATNPLGVTSTDIGLSSIKAPLDLSYTNRQLVAVKSTTKFIESETILQPIVAPSTTSISGQIIRKYDRGSGTDENRYKLAIDASSGYFSAGASLDSGNFFYSEKSFIPVSAIAPSASTLSTVPINVNYNLAITVGTSAPFTIGGYVSTPQGALGKVVAIEGTTLFVQNLTPGTSPTFVAFQERNGGVANSIDNAATYAAAETTITQIEAGTLTVTMSSIAGTPDFTAGQDITSSGKLAAYIFDSNQTDPTIPVDPTIVSLSNVSRRPDSVPFLRNAQTVYDNENETGANTGVITNVANQNVYIAETGKYLEIRANLTEGNSLTYSVSPALPTGLSLNKATGLISGTPTVRTSLKTFVLTATNLIGKSSYIIQLEVRDYFKIADSSGATTFQLHKYGKNMQARGCKINANDILEARGMLDVRCFLDAEEEELHNTDLKFTSSSGAGVCEFIQVEPYNFQQWAPLETPATKRLVTTSGCAAGSGAGLPGSETGTWVNYTPTNESDCDGNYTSESGPNCDEGRFTVINYVGSSSDPTNAPTACDVLTPESPRVVTCGGKKVSCLNGPVTDILSATELEQGYRSLIYSTSSGATVNNTFKSPYSKLLYTNLRVANSSVKNNCTATNSDADLWENLARSTAATAAPYGKTQPFYTFNCLDGAKDIKARIRLIVRDWNKTFKVNSAIDFDLPGALPNGTALMNNTDVVFGKNNNDYFDWDDAYNGAAASFIGTCADPTGATPYQYPEGEL
- the rimO gene encoding 30S ribosomal protein S12 methylthiotransferase RimO: MELSTKLFNDKTVFFTSLGCSKNLVDSQVMLGYMGLDGYSIADAPEAAEVIIVNTCSFIEASKKESVDTILDMADFKDPENGRCKALVISGCMAQRYAQQLEAEIPEADLIIGTGEYNKITLLLRAMEEGKLEKKSFVEIPKFIHTEYDPRLNTSPFYTAWLKISEGCNRNCTFCIIPKLRGKLRSRSVESLVNEAKNLASTGVRELNLISQDLSDYGVDLDENNKLSHLLKGLTEVSGIDWVRLFYFYPDELTDEVIEIMATSEKICKYLDMPVQHFSSNVLKRMNRKITGEKIHERIERLRTRIPGIVLRTSIIVGFPGETEEDFELLLEGIKKARFNHLGIFRYSDEEGTPAFKLQPKVPLDVIEERFDRLYEAQREIVRELNGEFLGKVIPVLIEGEHEETELLIEGRHFGQAPDIDGKVIINDLSGRKVEIGDLVHVEITEVLDYDLVGRVTSLS